A genomic stretch from Chloroflexota bacterium includes:
- a CDS encoding sugar phosphate isomerase/epimerase: MRLSLSVRIAELQAQKDRAFMPLAELASLAREVGFEGLSMRASAVSVDSPPERVQEVRALLDRLGLAVSMVTGDVPLAANTGDVARVLRDPLPYIRLAQALGCDLIRVMVRTDEEVELLRSACDTAAAEGIRIAHQTHFFTLLETVDECLDILQRVDRPNFGITFEPANLLICGSEYGRRAVERLAPYLFNAYFQNMRLAPDGPVRWRHRDGGPEVRAEYTPVGDRSAIDVAEIVSALREVGYDGWFTVHQPLQPGQTVEQAIRESYAAVGPLLA, encoded by the coding sequence ATGCGACTGTCGCTGTCGGTGCGGATCGCCGAGCTGCAAGCACAGAAGGATCGCGCCTTCATGCCCCTGGCAGAGCTGGCGTCGCTGGCCCGCGAGGTCGGCTTCGAAGGCCTCTCGATGCGGGCCTCGGCGGTATCCGTGGACTCGCCGCCCGAGCGCGTGCAGGAGGTCCGCGCGCTGCTCGACCGCCTCGGACTGGCCGTCTCGATGGTGACGGGCGACGTACCGCTGGCTGCCAATACCGGCGATGTGGCGCGTGTGCTGCGCGATCCGCTGCCGTACATCCGTCTCGCGCAGGCGCTGGGCTGCGACCTGATCCGCGTGATGGTCCGCACCGATGAGGAGGTCGAGTTGCTGAGGTCGGCCTGCGACACGGCTGCCGCCGAGGGCATCCGGATCGCCCATCAGACCCACTTCTTCACCCTGCTCGAAACGGTGGACGAGTGCCTGGACATCCTCCAGCGGGTGGACCGCCCGAACTTCGGCATCACGTTCGAGCCGGCCAACCTGCTGATCTGCGGCAGCGAGTACGGTCGGCGGGCCGTCGAGCGGCTGGCGCCGTACCTGTTCAACGCCTACTTTCAGAACATGCGCCTCGCGCCAGACGGGCCGGTCCGCTGGCGGCACCGCGACGGCGGCCCTGAGGTCCGCGCCGAGTACACGCCGGTCGGAGACCGCTCGGCCATCGACGTCGCGGAGATCGTCTCAGCCCTGCGTGAGGTGGGGTACGACGGCTGGTTCACGGTCCACCAGCCGTTGCAGCCGGGGCAGACCGTCGAGCAGGCGATCCGCGAGTCATACGCGGCAGTGGGGCCGCTGCTCGCCTGA